The DNA window TAAGCGGCATCAATTAAATGTGTATGATTAGCTAAATAATCTACAGCCTTCTTAGTTTTTAACCAAAGTCGATAGGCAGAAAAAGGAACACCTACTTCTTTACTAAAAAGATGACGAAACCGTTCTACAGACAAACCAGCATCATTTGCTAAGCGAACGAGAGAAAATTCTTCGAGTTCTATATTTTTGATACTTTCAGAGATGCGTTTATCAATTTCTCGCCTAACAGGTTTTAGATAATCTTTATAAATCAAATTTAGAAATTTAGAACGGATCTCTTGATTCGATGAACTTAGAATTTGTTTCATTTCTTCTTTTAGCGATTCCGCAAATACATCTCCTATTTCAAACGCTGAATGATTTACCGCCAAACTTCTTTCATAAAAAAGTTGATACCCTGTTGTTAATGGATCCAAATACAACAAAGTCAAATCACCTTCCACTGCTCTCATTTCATGACTCACACCAGAAGGAATACAGACAGCATTGTATGTTTTCCACTCACCATCCTTTGTTCGTAATTCAACCATACCCGAATCTGGCAAACTAATCTGAATATAAAAATGACTATGTCGATTCGTTGAAAACCCATCACCTCTATAGGTTGCAAAATCATCCCAAATCAAAAACTGTTTCATTTCATAAACTTCAAACAGAGATTATATTGTTTTGTTTTCATTCGGGCGTTCCCAATTAGATTCATGTTTCCAACTTCTTTTGTTATTGGGGCGGGCTCCTGCGGGGTTCGCTTACGCTCCCGTCCGCCAAACAGCGGACCAAGCCCTACAGATCCCTAACGCTAGTTTTCACCTACTTCCAACTATTTAAAAGAATCCTCTAATGATTTAAACACATCTCGACTAACACCTACGGGCATAAAAAACTCTATTGTTTCTGCAGCTTTCGAGGAACCCCCATAAATTTCTATCGCTACAGATGTTTCTGCAGTTTCCGCAACAAGTATCTCTTCAAATTTAGGATACACTTTCGTTGGTGCAAAAAAGTAAGATAAAAAGTTTTTAAAAGGAAAAGAAGCGGCCAGTCCGTTCATCTTTGGTATAGAAAAAAGTTGAAACTTGCCGACCACTTGTTTCTTTTGTTCAGGAGAAAGTCCTTCCAATCGACATCCTAAAATGGATCTTAATTTTTCAGGTTCTGTATCAGGGCTATCCAAATAAATTGCTAAACTATTACAATCAGTGACCCCAACCGACTCCCATTCTTTTTGAAATTTTTCCCAACTCTTCCCTATATTTTCATAAGCTCCCTTATGCGTTGTGTAATATATTTCTGTTTGTTCAAACGATT is part of the Leptospira congkakensis genome and encodes:
- a CDS encoding helix-turn-helix transcriptional regulator; this translates as MKQFLIWDDFATYRGDGFSTNRHSHFYIQISLPDSGMVELRTKDGEWKTYNAVCIPSGVSHEMRAVEGDLTLLYLDPLTTGYQLFYERSLAVNHSAFEIGDVFAESLKEEMKQILSSSNQEIRSKFLNLIYKDYLKPVRREIDKRISESIKNIELEEFSLVRLANDAGLSVERFRHLFSKEVGVPFSAYRLWLKTKKAVDYLANHTHLIDAAYQGGFADQSHFTRVFLRSFGVAPSSFTKKNEPFTAIFFSK
- a CDS encoding GyrI-like domain-containing protein, which gives rise to MKKVKNIGIIIVVLVLLGIAFYGYMGGFQQVSVSRESFEQTEIYYTTHKGAYENIGKSWEKFQKEWESVGVTDCNSLAIYLDSPDTEPEKLRSILGCRLEGLSPEQKKQVVGKFQLFSIPKMNGLAASFPFKNFLSYFFAPTKVYPKFEEILVAETAETSVAIEIYGGSSKAAETIEFFMPVGVSRDVFKSLEDSFK